From a single Saimiri boliviensis isolate mSaiBol1 chromosome 15, mSaiBol1.pri, whole genome shotgun sequence genomic region:
- the LOC101048293 gene encoding eukaryotic translation initiation factor 3 subunit K-like isoform X3, translating into MVMFEQMTANVGKLLKGIDRYQFNSAFFQTTVTAQILLKALTNLPHTNFALCKCMIDQAHQEERPIWQILYLGGLLKTCHFQTFWQALDENMDLLEGIIGFEDSVRKFICRVVGIAYQHIDHWLLAEMLGDVSDSQLKVWMSKYGWNADKSAQIFICGQEESIKPKNIVEIDFDSVSSIMASSQ; encoded by the exons ATGGTGATGTTTGAGCAGATGACAGCTAACGTGGGCAAGTTGCTCAAGGGTATCGAC CGGTACCAGTTCAACTCAGCCTTCTTTCAGACGACAGTCACCGCCCAGATCCTGCTGAAGGCCCTCACCAATCTGCCACACACCAACTTCGCCCTGTGCAAGTGCATGATTGACCAGGCACATCAAGAAGAACGGCCAATCTGGCAGATTTTGTACCTCGGGGGCCTGCTGAAGACCTGCCACTTCCAGACCTTCTGGCAAGCCCTGGATGAAAACATGGACCTCTTGGAAGGTATAATTGGCTTTGAAGACTCTGTCCGAAAGTTCATCTGTCGTGTTGTGGGTATCGCTTACCAGCACATCGACCACTGGCTGCTGGCCGAGATGCTCGGGGATGTATCGGACAGCCAGCTAAAGGTGTGGATGAGCAAATACGGCTGGAACGCCGACAAGTCGGCGCAGATCTTCATCTGTGGCCAGGAAGAGAGCATTAAGCCCAAAAACATCGTGGAGATTGACTTCGACAGTGTGTCCAGCATCATGGCCTCCTCCCAGTAA
- the LOC101048293 gene encoding eukaryotic translation initiation factor 3 subunit K-like isoform X2, which translates to MVMFEQMTANVGKLLKGIDRYNPENLATLERYVERQAKENAYDLEANLAVLKRYQFNSAFFQTTVTAQILLKALTNLPHTNFALCKCMIDQAHQEERPIWQILYLGGLLKTCHFQTFWQALDENMDLLEGIIGFEDSVRKFSQLKVWMSKYGWNADKSAQIFICGQEESIKPKNIVEIDFDSVSSIMASSQ; encoded by the exons ATGGTGATGTTTGAGCAGATGACAGCTAACGTGGGCAAGTTGCTCAAGGGTATCGACAGGTACAATCCTGAGAACCTGGCCACCCTGGAGCGCTATGTGGAGAGGCAGGCCAAGGAAAATGCCTATGATCTGGAAGCCAACCTGGCTGTCCTGAAACGGTACCAGTTCAACTCAGCCTTCTTTCAGACGACAGTCACCGCCCAGATCCTGCTGAAGGCCCTCACCAATCTGCCACACACCAACTTCGCCCTGTGCAAGTGCATGATTGACCAGGCACATCAAGAAGAACGGCCAATCTGGCAGATTTTGTACCTCGGGGGCCTGCTGAAGACCTGCCACTTCCAGACCTTCTGGCAAGCCCTGGATGAAAACATGGACCTCTTGGAAGGTATAATTGGCTTTGAAGACTCTGTCCGAAAGTTC AGCCAGCTAAAGGTGTGGATGAGCAAATACGGCTGGAACGCCGACAAGTCGGCGCAGATCTTCATCTGTGGCCAGGAAGAGAGCATTAAGCCCAAAAACATCGTGGAGATTGACTTCGACAGTGTGTCCAGCATCATGGCCTCCTCCCAGTAA
- the LOC101048293 gene encoding eukaryotic translation initiation factor 3 subunit K-like isoform X1: MVMFEQMTANVGKLLKGIDRYNPENLATLERYVERQAKENAYDLEANLAVLKRYQFNSAFFQTTVTAQILLKALTNLPHTNFALCKCMIDQAHQEERPIWQILYLGGLLKTCHFQTFWQALDENMDLLEGIIGFEDSVRKFICRVVGIAYQHIDHWLLAEMLGDVSDSQLKVWMSKYGWNADKSAQIFICGQEESIKPKNIVEIDFDSVSSIMASSQ; this comes from the coding sequence ATGGTGATGTTTGAGCAGATGACAGCTAACGTGGGCAAGTTGCTCAAGGGTATCGACAGGTACAATCCTGAGAACCTGGCCACCCTGGAGCGCTATGTGGAGAGGCAGGCCAAGGAAAATGCCTATGATCTGGAAGCCAACCTGGCTGTCCTGAAACGGTACCAGTTCAACTCAGCCTTCTTTCAGACGACAGTCACCGCCCAGATCCTGCTGAAGGCCCTCACCAATCTGCCACACACCAACTTCGCCCTGTGCAAGTGCATGATTGACCAGGCACATCAAGAAGAACGGCCAATCTGGCAGATTTTGTACCTCGGGGGCCTGCTGAAGACCTGCCACTTCCAGACCTTCTGGCAAGCCCTGGATGAAAACATGGACCTCTTGGAAGGTATAATTGGCTTTGAAGACTCTGTCCGAAAGTTCATCTGTCGTGTTGTGGGTATCGCTTACCAGCACATCGACCACTGGCTGCTGGCCGAGATGCTCGGGGATGTATCGGACAGCCAGCTAAAGGTGTGGATGAGCAAATACGGCTGGAACGCCGACAAGTCGGCGCAGATCTTCATCTGTGGCCAGGAAGAGAGCATTAAGCCCAAAAACATCGTGGAGATTGACTTCGACAGTGTGTCCAGCATCATGGCCTCCTCCCAGTAA